The following coding sequences lie in one Phyllopteryx taeniolatus isolate TA_2022b chromosome 4, UOR_Ptae_1.2, whole genome shotgun sequence genomic window:
- the evi5l gene encoding EVI5-like protein isoform X2 has product MMSIPSGSPEREGSSVAPSHLDCPSSPPGLDPDPLSTGSPVLSPDSSSQDAVLSAPAVSPADSENLSPDELELLAKLEEQNRLLEADSKSMRSMTGSRRNSGSSLVSSSSASSNLSHLEEDTWILWGRIVNEWEEWRRKKDKLLKELIRKGIPHHFRAIVWQLLGNATDMPVKNQYSELLKMSSPCEKLIRRDIARTYPEHEFFKGQDSLGQEVLFNVMKAYSLVDREVGYCQGSAFIVGLLLMQMPEEEAFCVFVRLMQEYRLRELFKPSMAELGLCIYQFEYLLQEQLPELNVHFRSQSFHTSMYASSWFLTLFLTFLPLPVATRIFDIFMYEGLEIIFRVGMAILQYNQTDLIQLDMEGMSQHFQKVIPHQFDSCPDKLILRAYQIKYNPKRMKKLEKEYTTIKNKEMEEQIEIKRLRTENRLLKQRIETLEKESAALADRLIQGQVTRAQEAEENYVIKRELAVVRQQCNAASESLEKAQDTIRELQQQKYTEQFVSGLQTELEQSKLREAELLGAMKEMQDKVLDLEKRSSCLPDENNMAALQEEVKQMKLRELETLRSFREMQDSVTELNQRWQHHMSRSGSTGGGGSHWKESPKKNAMNELQDKLMSVRLREAQAQAELREVKLKAVQLESQNTIHSKLIGRHEQERSALQDRLQMLSNQNKALQAQLNEMKRKQAEWDCKSKEEVMAVRLREADSMAAMAELRQKIAELEIQKEEGLIQGQLNHSDSRQYINRLRDQITELKNEIRLLRGQKARPPGSRLSSVGANYQDLCLASPASAEGDYLSSDEDLLHSPLPSNALYPAIAGTCHPSARLDSEGSTDSEAEDRTHPDPPQLYGSMVCAEAMEN; this is encoded by the exons ATGATGTCTATACCCAGCGGCAGCCCAGAGCGAGAGGGCTCCAGCGTGGCTCCCTCACACCTGGACTGCCCCTCTTCCCCTCCCGGTTTGGATCCAGACCCCCTGTCGACGGGCAGCCCGGTCCTCAGCCCGGACTCCTCTTCCCAAGATGCAGTGCTGTCAGCGCCTGCGGTTTCCCCGGCGGACTCCGAGAACCTCAGTCCAGATGAACTGGAGCTGCTGGCGAAACTGGAGGAACAGAATAG GTTACTGGAGGCCGACTCAAAGTCCATGCGCTCCATGACGGGCTCGCGGCGCAACAGCGGCTCCTCACTGGTGTCGAGCTCCTCGGCCTCCTCGAATCTGTCGCACCTTGAGGAGGACACCTGGATCCTTTGGGGTCGCATCGTCAACGAGTGGGAGGAGTGGAGACGCAAGAAGGACAAGCTCCTCAAG GAGCTGATCCGGAAGGGCATTCCTCATCACTTCCGGGCCATCGTGTGGCAGCTGCTGGGCAACGCCACGGACATGCCTGTGAAAAATCAGTACTCGGAGCTGCTCAAGATGTCGTCCCCGTGCGAGAAGCTGATCCGCAGAGACATCGCCCGCACTTACCCCGAGCACGAGTTCTTCAAAGGTCAGGACAGCCTGGGACAGGAGGTCCTCTTCAATGTCATGAAG GCATACTCCCTAGTGGACCGAGAGGTGGGCTACTGCCAAGGCAGTGCGTTCATTGTTGGCCTGTTGCTCATGCAG ATGCCCGAAGAAGAGGCGTTTTGCGTGTTTGTGCGTCTGATGCAGGAATATCGTCTGCGAGAGCTCTTCAAGCCCAGCATGGCCGAACTGGGACTCTGCATTTACCAGTTTGAATATCTGCTTCAG GAGCAACTTCCAGAGCTTAACGTCCATTTCCGATCCCAGAGTTTTCATACATCCATGTATGCCTCATCCTGGTTCCTCACCCTCTTCCTGACTTTTCTCCCTTTGCCTGTTGCCACTcgcatatttgatatttttatgtATGAG GGCCTCGAGATCATCTTCCGTGTGGGCATGGCCATTCTGCAGTATAACCAGACGGACCTCATTCAGCTAGACATGGAGGGCATGTCACAG CATTTTCAGAAGGTGATCCCCCACCAGTTTGACAGCTGCCCGGACAAGCTCATCCTCAGGGCGTATCAGATCAAATACAACCCCAAGAGAATGAAGAA GCTGGAGAAAGAATATACCACCATCAAGAACAAAGAAATGGAGGAGCAAATTGAGATCAAG AGGCTACGCACAGAAAATAGGTTGCTGAAACAGCGGATTGAAACCCTAGAGAAG GAGAGTGCTGCTCTGGCAGATAGACTCATCCAG GGTCAGGTGACGAGGGCGCAGGAAGCGGAGGAGAACTACGTGATCAAGCGCGAGCTGGCAGTGGTGAGGCAGCAGTGCAACGCAGCCAGCGAGAGCCTTGAGAAGGCGCAGGACACCATACGAGAGCTGCAGCAACAAAAG TACACGGAGCAGTTTGTGAGCGGTCTGCAGACAGAGCTGGAGCAGTCCAAGCTGCGTGAGGCCGAGTTGCTGGGTGCGATGAAGGAAATGCAGGACAAGGTGCTCGATCTGGAGAAG AGGAGCAGCTGTTTGCCCGATGAAAACAACATGGCGGCTCTGCAGGAGGAGGTGAAGCAGATGAAGCTGAGAGAGCTGGAGACGCTTCGCTCATTCAGAGAGATGCAAGATTCTGTCACCGAGCTCAACCAGCGCTGGCAg CATCACATGTCCCGCAGCGGCAGCacgggcggcggcggcagccACTGGAAGGAATCGCCAAAGAAGAACGCCATGAACGAGTTGCAAGACAAGCTGATGAGCGTCCGCCTGAGGGAGGCGCAGGCCCAAGCCGAGCTTCGGGAGGTCAAACTGAAGGCTGTGCAGCTGGAGAGCCAG AACACAATCCACAGCAAACTGATTGGCCGCCATGAGCAGGAGCGCTCCGCCCTCCAGGATCGTCTCCAGATGTTGTCTAACCAGAACAAAGCTCTTCAGGCCCAGCTCAACGAGATGAAACGGAAGCAGGCCGAGTGGGACTGCAAG AGTAAAGAGGAGGTGATGGCCGTACGACTGAGGGAAGCCGACAGCATGGCTGCCATGGCCGAGCTCAGGCAGAAGATCGCTGAGCTGGAAATTCAG AAAGAGGAAGGGCTGATCCAGGGCCAGCTGAACCACTCTGACTCCAGGCAGTATATCAACCGACTCCGGGACCAGATCACTGAGCTCAAAAATGAG ATCAGGCTATTGCGAGGTCAGAAGGCCAGGCCCCCTGGCTCCAGGCTCTCCAGCGTGGGCGCCAACTACCAGGATCTTTGCCTGGCCAGCCCGGCTTCGGCTGAGGGCGACTACCTGAGCTCTGATGAGGACCTCCTCCACAGCCCGCTGCCCTCTAACGCCCTTTACCCGGCCATAGCGGGCACGTGTCACCCGTCCGCCCGCCTGGACAGCGAAGGCAGCACGGACAGCGAGGCGGAGGACCGGACACACCCGGACCCCCCGCAGCTGTATGGCAGTATGGTGTGCGCCGAGGCCATGGAGAACTGA
- the evi5l gene encoding EVI5-like protein isoform X5 codes for MMSIPSGSPEREGSSVAPSHLDCPSSPPGLDPDPLSTGSPVLSPDSSSQDAVLSAPAVSPADSENLSPDELELLAKLEEQNRLLEADSKSMRSMTGSRRNSGSSLVSSSSASSNLSHLEEDTWILWGRIVNEWEEWRRKKDKLLKELIRKGIPHHFRAIVWQLLGNATDMPVKNQYSELLKMSSPCEKLIRRDIARTYPEHEFFKGQDSLGQEVLFNVMKAYSLVDREVGYCQGSAFIVGLLLMQMPEEEAFCVFVRLMQEYRLRELFKPSMAELGLCIYQFEYLLQEQLPELNVHFRSQSFHTSMYASSWFLTLFLTFLPLPVATRIFDIFMYEGLEIIFRVGMAILQYNQTDLIQLDMEGMSQHFQKVIPHQFDSCPDKLILRAYQIKYNPKRMKKLEKEYTTIKNKEMEEQIEIKRLRTENRLLKQRIETLEKGQVTRAQEAEENYVIKRELAVVRQQCNAASESLEKAQDTIRELQQQKYTEQFVSGLQTELEQSKLREAELLGAMKEMQDKVLDLEKRSSCLPDENNMAALQEEVKQMKLRELETLRSFREMQDSVTELNQRWQHHMSRSGSTGGGGSHWKESPKKNAMNELQDKLMSVRLREAQAQAELREVKLKAVQLESQNTIHSKLIGRHEQERSALQDRLQMLSNQNKALQAQLNEMKRKQAEWDCKSKEEVMAVRLREADSMAAMAELRQKIAELEIQKEEGLIQGQLNHSDSRQYINRLRDQITELKNEIRLLRGQKARPPGSRLSSVGANYQDLCLASPASAEGDYLSSDEDLLHSPLPSNALYPAIAGTCHPSARLDSEGSTDSEAEDRTHPDPPQLYGSMVCAEAMEN; via the exons ATGATGTCTATACCCAGCGGCAGCCCAGAGCGAGAGGGCTCCAGCGTGGCTCCCTCACACCTGGACTGCCCCTCTTCCCCTCCCGGTTTGGATCCAGACCCCCTGTCGACGGGCAGCCCGGTCCTCAGCCCGGACTCCTCTTCCCAAGATGCAGTGCTGTCAGCGCCTGCGGTTTCCCCGGCGGACTCCGAGAACCTCAGTCCAGATGAACTGGAGCTGCTGGCGAAACTGGAGGAACAGAATAG GTTACTGGAGGCCGACTCAAAGTCCATGCGCTCCATGACGGGCTCGCGGCGCAACAGCGGCTCCTCACTGGTGTCGAGCTCCTCGGCCTCCTCGAATCTGTCGCACCTTGAGGAGGACACCTGGATCCTTTGGGGTCGCATCGTCAACGAGTGGGAGGAGTGGAGACGCAAGAAGGACAAGCTCCTCAAG GAGCTGATCCGGAAGGGCATTCCTCATCACTTCCGGGCCATCGTGTGGCAGCTGCTGGGCAACGCCACGGACATGCCTGTGAAAAATCAGTACTCGGAGCTGCTCAAGATGTCGTCCCCGTGCGAGAAGCTGATCCGCAGAGACATCGCCCGCACTTACCCCGAGCACGAGTTCTTCAAAGGTCAGGACAGCCTGGGACAGGAGGTCCTCTTCAATGTCATGAAG GCATACTCCCTAGTGGACCGAGAGGTGGGCTACTGCCAAGGCAGTGCGTTCATTGTTGGCCTGTTGCTCATGCAG ATGCCCGAAGAAGAGGCGTTTTGCGTGTTTGTGCGTCTGATGCAGGAATATCGTCTGCGAGAGCTCTTCAAGCCCAGCATGGCCGAACTGGGACTCTGCATTTACCAGTTTGAATATCTGCTTCAG GAGCAACTTCCAGAGCTTAACGTCCATTTCCGATCCCAGAGTTTTCATACATCCATGTATGCCTCATCCTGGTTCCTCACCCTCTTCCTGACTTTTCTCCCTTTGCCTGTTGCCACTcgcatatttgatatttttatgtATGAG GGCCTCGAGATCATCTTCCGTGTGGGCATGGCCATTCTGCAGTATAACCAGACGGACCTCATTCAGCTAGACATGGAGGGCATGTCACAG CATTTTCAGAAGGTGATCCCCCACCAGTTTGACAGCTGCCCGGACAAGCTCATCCTCAGGGCGTATCAGATCAAATACAACCCCAAGAGAATGAAGAA GCTGGAGAAAGAATATACCACCATCAAGAACAAAGAAATGGAGGAGCAAATTGAGATCAAG AGGCTACGCACAGAAAATAGGTTGCTGAAACAGCGGATTGAAACCCTAGAGAAG GGTCAGGTGACGAGGGCGCAGGAAGCGGAGGAGAACTACGTGATCAAGCGCGAGCTGGCAGTGGTGAGGCAGCAGTGCAACGCAGCCAGCGAGAGCCTTGAGAAGGCGCAGGACACCATACGAGAGCTGCAGCAACAAAAG TACACGGAGCAGTTTGTGAGCGGTCTGCAGACAGAGCTGGAGCAGTCCAAGCTGCGTGAGGCCGAGTTGCTGGGTGCGATGAAGGAAATGCAGGACAAGGTGCTCGATCTGGAGAAG AGGAGCAGCTGTTTGCCCGATGAAAACAACATGGCGGCTCTGCAGGAGGAGGTGAAGCAGATGAAGCTGAGAGAGCTGGAGACGCTTCGCTCATTCAGAGAGATGCAAGATTCTGTCACCGAGCTCAACCAGCGCTGGCAg CATCACATGTCCCGCAGCGGCAGCacgggcggcggcggcagccACTGGAAGGAATCGCCAAAGAAGAACGCCATGAACGAGTTGCAAGACAAGCTGATGAGCGTCCGCCTGAGGGAGGCGCAGGCCCAAGCCGAGCTTCGGGAGGTCAAACTGAAGGCTGTGCAGCTGGAGAGCCAG AACACAATCCACAGCAAACTGATTGGCCGCCATGAGCAGGAGCGCTCCGCCCTCCAGGATCGTCTCCAGATGTTGTCTAACCAGAACAAAGCTCTTCAGGCCCAGCTCAACGAGATGAAACGGAAGCAGGCCGAGTGGGACTGCAAG AGTAAAGAGGAGGTGATGGCCGTACGACTGAGGGAAGCCGACAGCATGGCTGCCATGGCCGAGCTCAGGCAGAAGATCGCTGAGCTGGAAATTCAG AAAGAGGAAGGGCTGATCCAGGGCCAGCTGAACCACTCTGACTCCAGGCAGTATATCAACCGACTCCGGGACCAGATCACTGAGCTCAAAAATGAG ATCAGGCTATTGCGAGGTCAGAAGGCCAGGCCCCCTGGCTCCAGGCTCTCCAGCGTGGGCGCCAACTACCAGGATCTTTGCCTGGCCAGCCCGGCTTCGGCTGAGGGCGACTACCTGAGCTCTGATGAGGACCTCCTCCACAGCCCGCTGCCCTCTAACGCCCTTTACCCGGCCATAGCGGGCACGTGTCACCCGTCCGCCCGCCTGGACAGCGAAGGCAGCACGGACAGCGAGGCGGAGGACCGGACACACCCGGACCCCCCGCAGCTGTATGGCAGTATGGTGTGCGCCGAGGCCATGGAGAACTGA
- the evi5l gene encoding EVI5-like protein isoform X1: MMSIPSGSPEREGSSVAPSHLDCPSSPPGLDPDPLSTGSPVLSPDSSSQDAVLSAPAVSPADSENLSPDELELLAKLEEQNRLLEADSKSMRSMTGSRRNSGSSLVSSSSASSNLSHLEEDTWILWGRIVNEWEEWRRKKDKLLKELIRKGIPHHFRAIVWQLLGNATDMPVKNQYSELLKMSSPCEKLIRRDIARTYPEHEFFKGQDSLGQEVLFNVMKAYSLVDREVGYCQGSAFIVGLLLMQMPEEEAFCVFVRLMQEYRLRELFKPSMAELGLCIYQFEYLLQEQLPELNVHFRSQSFHTSMYASSWFLTLFLTFLPLPVATRIFDIFMYEGLEIIFRVGMAILQYNQTDLIQLDMEGMSQHFQKVIPHQFDSCPDKLILRAYQIKYNPKRMKKLEKEYTTIKNKEMEEQIEIKRLRTENRLLKQRIETLEKESAALADRLIQGQVTRAQEAEENYVIKRELAVVRQQCNAASESLEKAQDTIRELQQQKYTEQFVSGLQTELEQSKLREAELLGAMKEMQDKVLDLEKRSSCLPDENNMAALQEEVKQMKLRELETLRSFREMQDSVTELNQRWQQHHMSRSGSTGGGGSHWKESPKKNAMNELQDKLMSVRLREAQAQAELREVKLKAVQLESQNTIHSKLIGRHEQERSALQDRLQMLSNQNKALQAQLNEMKRKQAEWDCKSKEEVMAVRLREADSMAAMAELRQKIAELEIQKEEGLIQGQLNHSDSRQYINRLRDQITELKNEIRLLRGQKARPPGSRLSSVGANYQDLCLASPASAEGDYLSSDEDLLHSPLPSNALYPAIAGTCHPSARLDSEGSTDSEAEDRTHPDPPQLYGSMVCAEAMEN, encoded by the exons ATGATGTCTATACCCAGCGGCAGCCCAGAGCGAGAGGGCTCCAGCGTGGCTCCCTCACACCTGGACTGCCCCTCTTCCCCTCCCGGTTTGGATCCAGACCCCCTGTCGACGGGCAGCCCGGTCCTCAGCCCGGACTCCTCTTCCCAAGATGCAGTGCTGTCAGCGCCTGCGGTTTCCCCGGCGGACTCCGAGAACCTCAGTCCAGATGAACTGGAGCTGCTGGCGAAACTGGAGGAACAGAATAG GTTACTGGAGGCCGACTCAAAGTCCATGCGCTCCATGACGGGCTCGCGGCGCAACAGCGGCTCCTCACTGGTGTCGAGCTCCTCGGCCTCCTCGAATCTGTCGCACCTTGAGGAGGACACCTGGATCCTTTGGGGTCGCATCGTCAACGAGTGGGAGGAGTGGAGACGCAAGAAGGACAAGCTCCTCAAG GAGCTGATCCGGAAGGGCATTCCTCATCACTTCCGGGCCATCGTGTGGCAGCTGCTGGGCAACGCCACGGACATGCCTGTGAAAAATCAGTACTCGGAGCTGCTCAAGATGTCGTCCCCGTGCGAGAAGCTGATCCGCAGAGACATCGCCCGCACTTACCCCGAGCACGAGTTCTTCAAAGGTCAGGACAGCCTGGGACAGGAGGTCCTCTTCAATGTCATGAAG GCATACTCCCTAGTGGACCGAGAGGTGGGCTACTGCCAAGGCAGTGCGTTCATTGTTGGCCTGTTGCTCATGCAG ATGCCCGAAGAAGAGGCGTTTTGCGTGTTTGTGCGTCTGATGCAGGAATATCGTCTGCGAGAGCTCTTCAAGCCCAGCATGGCCGAACTGGGACTCTGCATTTACCAGTTTGAATATCTGCTTCAG GAGCAACTTCCAGAGCTTAACGTCCATTTCCGATCCCAGAGTTTTCATACATCCATGTATGCCTCATCCTGGTTCCTCACCCTCTTCCTGACTTTTCTCCCTTTGCCTGTTGCCACTcgcatatttgatatttttatgtATGAG GGCCTCGAGATCATCTTCCGTGTGGGCATGGCCATTCTGCAGTATAACCAGACGGACCTCATTCAGCTAGACATGGAGGGCATGTCACAG CATTTTCAGAAGGTGATCCCCCACCAGTTTGACAGCTGCCCGGACAAGCTCATCCTCAGGGCGTATCAGATCAAATACAACCCCAAGAGAATGAAGAA GCTGGAGAAAGAATATACCACCATCAAGAACAAAGAAATGGAGGAGCAAATTGAGATCAAG AGGCTACGCACAGAAAATAGGTTGCTGAAACAGCGGATTGAAACCCTAGAGAAG GAGAGTGCTGCTCTGGCAGATAGACTCATCCAG GGTCAGGTGACGAGGGCGCAGGAAGCGGAGGAGAACTACGTGATCAAGCGCGAGCTGGCAGTGGTGAGGCAGCAGTGCAACGCAGCCAGCGAGAGCCTTGAGAAGGCGCAGGACACCATACGAGAGCTGCAGCAACAAAAG TACACGGAGCAGTTTGTGAGCGGTCTGCAGACAGAGCTGGAGCAGTCCAAGCTGCGTGAGGCCGAGTTGCTGGGTGCGATGAAGGAAATGCAGGACAAGGTGCTCGATCTGGAGAAG AGGAGCAGCTGTTTGCCCGATGAAAACAACATGGCGGCTCTGCAGGAGGAGGTGAAGCAGATGAAGCTGAGAGAGCTGGAGACGCTTCGCTCATTCAGAGAGATGCAAGATTCTGTCACCGAGCTCAACCAGCGCTGGCAg CAGCATCACATGTCCCGCAGCGGCAGCacgggcggcggcggcagccACTGGAAGGAATCGCCAAAGAAGAACGCCATGAACGAGTTGCAAGACAAGCTGATGAGCGTCCGCCTGAGGGAGGCGCAGGCCCAAGCCGAGCTTCGGGAGGTCAAACTGAAGGCTGTGCAGCTGGAGAGCCAG AACACAATCCACAGCAAACTGATTGGCCGCCATGAGCAGGAGCGCTCCGCCCTCCAGGATCGTCTCCAGATGTTGTCTAACCAGAACAAAGCTCTTCAGGCCCAGCTCAACGAGATGAAACGGAAGCAGGCCGAGTGGGACTGCAAG AGTAAAGAGGAGGTGATGGCCGTACGACTGAGGGAAGCCGACAGCATGGCTGCCATGGCCGAGCTCAGGCAGAAGATCGCTGAGCTGGAAATTCAG AAAGAGGAAGGGCTGATCCAGGGCCAGCTGAACCACTCTGACTCCAGGCAGTATATCAACCGACTCCGGGACCAGATCACTGAGCTCAAAAATGAG ATCAGGCTATTGCGAGGTCAGAAGGCCAGGCCCCCTGGCTCCAGGCTCTCCAGCGTGGGCGCCAACTACCAGGATCTTTGCCTGGCCAGCCCGGCTTCGGCTGAGGGCGACTACCTGAGCTCTGATGAGGACCTCCTCCACAGCCCGCTGCCCTCTAACGCCCTTTACCCGGCCATAGCGGGCACGTGTCACCCGTCCGCCCGCCTGGACAGCGAAGGCAGCACGGACAGCGAGGCGGAGGACCGGACACACCCGGACCCCCCGCAGCTGTATGGCAGTATGGTGTGCGCCGAGGCCATGGAGAACTGA
- the evi5l gene encoding EVI5-like protein isoform X3, with protein MMSIPSGSPEREGSSVAPSHLDCPSSPPGLDPDPLSTGSPVLSPDSSSQDAVLSAPAVSPADSENLSPDELELLAKLEEQNRLLEADSKSMRSMTGSRRNSGSSLVSSSSASSNLSHLEEDTWILWGRIVNEWEEWRRKKDKLLKELIRKGIPHHFRAIVWQLLGNATDMPVKNQYSELLKMSSPCEKLIRRDIARTYPEHEFFKGQDSLGQEVLFNVMKAYSLVDREVGYCQGSAFIVGLLLMQMPEEEAFCVFVRLMQEYRLRELFKPSMAELGLCIYQFEYLLQEQLPELNVHFRSQSFHTSMYASSWFLTLFLTFLPLPVATRIFDIFMYEGLEIIFRVGMAILQYNQTDLIQLDMEGMSQHFQKVIPHQFDSCPDKLILRAYQIKYNPKRMKKLEKEYTTIKNKEMEEQIEIKRLRTENRLLKQRIETLEKGQVTRAQEAEENYVIKRELAVVRQQCNAASESLEKAQDTIRELQQQKYTEQFVSGLQTELEQSKLREAELLGAMKEMQDKVLDLEKRSSCLPDENNMAALQEEVKQMKLRELETLRSFREMQDSVTELNQRWQQHHMSRSGSTGGGGSHWKESPKKNAMNELQDKLMSVRLREAQAQAELREVKLKAVQLESQNTIHSKLIGRHEQERSALQDRLQMLSNQNKALQAQLNEMKRKQAEWDCKSKEEVMAVRLREADSMAAMAELRQKIAELEIQKEEGLIQGQLNHSDSRQYINRLRDQITELKNEIRLLRGQKARPPGSRLSSVGANYQDLCLASPASAEGDYLSSDEDLLHSPLPSNALYPAIAGTCHPSARLDSEGSTDSEAEDRTHPDPPQLYGSMVCAEAMEN; from the exons ATGATGTCTATACCCAGCGGCAGCCCAGAGCGAGAGGGCTCCAGCGTGGCTCCCTCACACCTGGACTGCCCCTCTTCCCCTCCCGGTTTGGATCCAGACCCCCTGTCGACGGGCAGCCCGGTCCTCAGCCCGGACTCCTCTTCCCAAGATGCAGTGCTGTCAGCGCCTGCGGTTTCCCCGGCGGACTCCGAGAACCTCAGTCCAGATGAACTGGAGCTGCTGGCGAAACTGGAGGAACAGAATAG GTTACTGGAGGCCGACTCAAAGTCCATGCGCTCCATGACGGGCTCGCGGCGCAACAGCGGCTCCTCACTGGTGTCGAGCTCCTCGGCCTCCTCGAATCTGTCGCACCTTGAGGAGGACACCTGGATCCTTTGGGGTCGCATCGTCAACGAGTGGGAGGAGTGGAGACGCAAGAAGGACAAGCTCCTCAAG GAGCTGATCCGGAAGGGCATTCCTCATCACTTCCGGGCCATCGTGTGGCAGCTGCTGGGCAACGCCACGGACATGCCTGTGAAAAATCAGTACTCGGAGCTGCTCAAGATGTCGTCCCCGTGCGAGAAGCTGATCCGCAGAGACATCGCCCGCACTTACCCCGAGCACGAGTTCTTCAAAGGTCAGGACAGCCTGGGACAGGAGGTCCTCTTCAATGTCATGAAG GCATACTCCCTAGTGGACCGAGAGGTGGGCTACTGCCAAGGCAGTGCGTTCATTGTTGGCCTGTTGCTCATGCAG ATGCCCGAAGAAGAGGCGTTTTGCGTGTTTGTGCGTCTGATGCAGGAATATCGTCTGCGAGAGCTCTTCAAGCCCAGCATGGCCGAACTGGGACTCTGCATTTACCAGTTTGAATATCTGCTTCAG GAGCAACTTCCAGAGCTTAACGTCCATTTCCGATCCCAGAGTTTTCATACATCCATGTATGCCTCATCCTGGTTCCTCACCCTCTTCCTGACTTTTCTCCCTTTGCCTGTTGCCACTcgcatatttgatatttttatgtATGAG GGCCTCGAGATCATCTTCCGTGTGGGCATGGCCATTCTGCAGTATAACCAGACGGACCTCATTCAGCTAGACATGGAGGGCATGTCACAG CATTTTCAGAAGGTGATCCCCCACCAGTTTGACAGCTGCCCGGACAAGCTCATCCTCAGGGCGTATCAGATCAAATACAACCCCAAGAGAATGAAGAA GCTGGAGAAAGAATATACCACCATCAAGAACAAAGAAATGGAGGAGCAAATTGAGATCAAG AGGCTACGCACAGAAAATAGGTTGCTGAAACAGCGGATTGAAACCCTAGAGAAG GGTCAGGTGACGAGGGCGCAGGAAGCGGAGGAGAACTACGTGATCAAGCGCGAGCTGGCAGTGGTGAGGCAGCAGTGCAACGCAGCCAGCGAGAGCCTTGAGAAGGCGCAGGACACCATACGAGAGCTGCAGCAACAAAAG TACACGGAGCAGTTTGTGAGCGGTCTGCAGACAGAGCTGGAGCAGTCCAAGCTGCGTGAGGCCGAGTTGCTGGGTGCGATGAAGGAAATGCAGGACAAGGTGCTCGATCTGGAGAAG AGGAGCAGCTGTTTGCCCGATGAAAACAACATGGCGGCTCTGCAGGAGGAGGTGAAGCAGATGAAGCTGAGAGAGCTGGAGACGCTTCGCTCATTCAGAGAGATGCAAGATTCTGTCACCGAGCTCAACCAGCGCTGGCAg CAGCATCACATGTCCCGCAGCGGCAGCacgggcggcggcggcagccACTGGAAGGAATCGCCAAAGAAGAACGCCATGAACGAGTTGCAAGACAAGCTGATGAGCGTCCGCCTGAGGGAGGCGCAGGCCCAAGCCGAGCTTCGGGAGGTCAAACTGAAGGCTGTGCAGCTGGAGAGCCAG AACACAATCCACAGCAAACTGATTGGCCGCCATGAGCAGGAGCGCTCCGCCCTCCAGGATCGTCTCCAGATGTTGTCTAACCAGAACAAAGCTCTTCAGGCCCAGCTCAACGAGATGAAACGGAAGCAGGCCGAGTGGGACTGCAAG AGTAAAGAGGAGGTGATGGCCGTACGACTGAGGGAAGCCGACAGCATGGCTGCCATGGCCGAGCTCAGGCAGAAGATCGCTGAGCTGGAAATTCAG AAAGAGGAAGGGCTGATCCAGGGCCAGCTGAACCACTCTGACTCCAGGCAGTATATCAACCGACTCCGGGACCAGATCACTGAGCTCAAAAATGAG ATCAGGCTATTGCGAGGTCAGAAGGCCAGGCCCCCTGGCTCCAGGCTCTCCAGCGTGGGCGCCAACTACCAGGATCTTTGCCTGGCCAGCCCGGCTTCGGCTGAGGGCGACTACCTGAGCTCTGATGAGGACCTCCTCCACAGCCCGCTGCCCTCTAACGCCCTTTACCCGGCCATAGCGGGCACGTGTCACCCGTCCGCCCGCCTGGACAGCGAAGGCAGCACGGACAGCGAGGCGGAGGACCGGACACACCCGGACCCCCCGCAGCTGTATGGCAGTATGGTGTGCGCCGAGGCCATGGAGAACTGA